In Rissa tridactyla isolate bRisTri1 chromosome 2, bRisTri1.patW.cur.20221130, whole genome shotgun sequence, a single window of DNA contains:
- the RPL30 gene encoding 60S ribosomal protein L30 — protein sequence MVAAKKTKKSLESINSRLQLVMKSGKYVLGYKQTLKMIRQGKAKLVILANNCPALRKSEIEYYAMLAKTGVHHYSGNNIELGTACGKYYRVCTLAIIDPGDSDIIRSMPEQASEK from the exons ATGGTGGCCGCGAAGAAGACG aaaaagtccCTGGAGTCCATAAACTCTAGGCTTCAGCTGGTTATGAAAAGCGGTAAATATGTGCTAGGATACAAACAGACTCTAAAAATGATTCGGCAGGGCAAAGCCAAGTTGGTCATCCTAGCCAACAactgtcctgctttgag AAAATCGGAGATTGAGTACTACGCTATGCTTGCCAAAACTGGTGTCCATCATTATAGCGGCAACAACATCGAATTGGGCACAGCCTGTGGAAAATACTACAGAGTGTGCACGCTGGCTATCATCGACCCAG GTGACTCTGACATCATTAGAAGCATGCCAGAACAAGCCAGTGAGAAGTAA